The sequence GTGACGCACGCCAAAGCGTGATTCATAAAATCCGGATCTGCAAGGGGGTAGGAGACAACAACTGTGGATCTGCACACTATTGTTCAGCTCCTGTTGAGCGGTCTGCTTCTAGGAGGAATATATGGCCTGGTTGCAGTGGGACTGGCCCTCTGTTTTGGCGTATTGGGCCTGCTCAACCTGGCGCATGGAGCCTTCCTGATCCTGGCAGCTTTTCTCTACCAGACGCTAGCCATGTGGCCTGCTGCCACAGACTTGCTTTTTATGTGTGCTCTGCTGGTGCCGCTGCTAGTGGCAGGAATTGGCTGGGGTCTATTCCGCCTGTTTCTTTGTGGGCCCTTGCAACGGGCCACCGACGACTTGCTGACGCCGGCACTCCTTATCACTCTTGGTATGTCTTTGCTGGTGGAAAACTCTATAACCAGTATCTGGCAGGTGAATGCCGTGGGGTTGTCCAGCCACCTGCCCACTCTATACTGGCTGGGGCTTTACCTCCCGGGCAATCGGCTCCTTGTCCTCTTTGCCATGATACTGATTTCCATCCTCGTGCAATTGTGGCTGCAGCACACTGACATTGGCCGCTCTGTGAGAGCTCTGGCCCAGAATGCTACCGGTGCTACCCTCATGGGAATTTCTTTCAGCCGAGTTACCGGCATCGTCTTTGCCCTGGCCACGCTGCTGGCAGCCGTTGCAGGACTTTTCTACGTTTCCATCTTCACCATTACTGCAGACAGGGGACTCAGCCTGACACTTAAATCGCTTTTTCTTATCGTGGTAAGCGGCAGTGGCTCACTGATACGACCACTGGTTGGCGGTTTGCTGCTTGGCGTTCTCGAGACCATGCTGGCCAGTCCCTTCGGCTCTAACTGGGCAAGCACTCTGTCCATCGTCATTCTGTTAGGATTGCTTTGCTGGCGTCCTCGAGGCATTTTCCTGAGGCACGGGTTTTCTGGTGTTGCTCACACAGATTGATCAAGAAAAAACACTGCCAGTTCTGCTTGCCGGCCTGGTCTTTTTGCTGTTCGGCATCTCTTCTCTCCAGGGTGGCTACCTTCGCCTCTTTGCTGCCGGCCTGTTTCTCCACCTGAGCATGGCCTTGAGCTACGACATGGTTGGCGGACTTCTGGGATATCTGCATCTGGGACACGGGCTCTTCTTTGGCGGTGGCGCCTACGTGGCTGCCCTGGCCCTGCAACACAACCTGGGTATAGTGGCCGCTCTGGTCATGGGCGCCGTGTTGATGGCGCTTGCAGCCGTCCTGCTCAGTCTTCCCCTGTTCCGACTGGGGGGTGCTGTCTTTGCCCTGGCCACCCTGGGCCTGCTCTTTCTCGGCTACCATCTGGCTGCAAATGTGGTGTCACTCACAGGCGGCACTGCCGGATTGTCCCTACCGCCAAGTGCAGATACGCAGAAAACCTTCCTGGCCATCACTGCCCTGGCAGCTCTGGTTGTAGTGGGACACTGGCTTGTCAGCACTTCGAGTCTGGGGCTTAAATTGTCTGCTGTCCGGGAAAGTGAAGAGATGGCTGAATCCATAGGGATTAACAGTGGCAATATCAAGAAAAAGGCGCTGGTCCTCAGCGCCATTCCTGCTGCCATGGCGGGCTGCCTGCATGCCCGGCTGATTTCCTTTATTGTGCCTTCAGAAGTATTCAGCCTTGAACATTCTCTCGCTCCGGTTATCATGTGCCTTCTCATTAAACCGGGCACCACCTGGGGGCCCTTTCTGGGCGCTGTTGTCCTCACCTGTGTCCAGGAACTCTTCTGGACCACTATGCCCAACTTCCAGTCGGCCCTTTACGGTCTGCTTCTCATCGGCCTTGGGGTAGCTCAGACAAGACGCCGATAGTCCAAGTACTGTGAACACAGAGCTCAGGGGCTGATGGAATCACGGCCAGCTGGCGCTTCCAGGGGGAACCGGGAGAGTGGGCAAACTGGACTCAATCGTATCCCCAGTGTTGCCAGCTATTCCAGGACAGAGTCTACCTCATTGTAATGCTGCGAAAAGGTTGAAGCAGCTCCCTTGAAGATGTTTGTCCTGGTAAAGACGTAGTCTGCAATTTGCAAACGAGTTTCCTTGTCCAGATTGTTGAATATGCTTTGCATCTCTGCCAACGAAGCACATTCTTCCAGGGCTTGCCAGGCTTCTTCTACAGTGGCGAATCTCTGCTGTTCTACGCTGGGGCTGGCCTCGTACCTGGCAAACAGATCTACTGCCTGGCGCTCCAGGTCATCGATTCTTTGCTTCAGTTCTTCTGCCTCCTGCAGCAGCTCTTCCATTGAGCTGCACTCTGCACTCAAATGGACAAATCCTCGAGAATCAGCCGGATAACATCTGGCCACAAAGCAAACCGTTGGCAGCGCCTGCTCTTCAGTCGAATCATCTTTGACATCCAAAAGAATTTCATTCTTTGCCATGTTGACACCACTACCTTTCTCCATATCAATAAAGTTGCAAGGGTACAACCAGTTCCTTGCCACCCGGTGCAAACAGTTCAAAGGTGTGCCAGGGACCGCGTTGACACTCTGCCGCCGGTGTCGTACCCTAGCCTGGTACTGGAACCCTAGCCCGCTCTGGTGCGAAGAAATGAGATGAAGCGGATTTTCCTTTATCAACAGTGGCTACACCAGAGGCTCGAAGAGTTCGTTCGTTCGCCACGGCCAACACAATTGCGGGGGCGTACGGTGGCCATGTCTGCACGCCACTATGCGGCTGCCCTGATGCAGGCTTACCTCGGCAGGGCTTCCATGTCCTGGATTGCCGAACAGACTGGCATAACCGTGAATGATCTGAGAGAATGGCGTCGTCAGCCTGAATTCCTCCTGGTGATGGACTGGAGTAAAGCCGTTTTTGCCAGGGCTGCCGAAGAAGTACTCATTCTGAACGATTTTCAGATTCCCCAATACCATGACATTGCCGCAGAACTGTCTCTGCTCGAGGACTCTCTCCGGGTAACATTCCGGGTTCCAGTGTATTATCGCTTCAGGAAAACCGGCCAGCGCCTCATCAGCCGTCATCAGAACAAGATTCCCCTTGAAACCTATGATCTGAGAATTTTCAAGCGGCTGTTCCTCTTCTTCCTGGCCCTTGAGTTCCACTGGCCCAGCCCTGCTGGAAAACGCATCCAGGAAGACTTCCTCCCTTTCGCCCGAGAGGTGGTCTGGCCTCTCCTGGACCAGCGATTCTGGGTGGAACCGGCTCTGCAGGCGGTGCAGGAAACAGTGCCGCTCACTCAGATTCGCCTGGTTCTGGCTACAGAGCTGCAAAGAGCTTTTCGGAGACTCATTGATCAGTGAGCAGCATCCTGCTCACCGCGACATTCTTCTTCATCAAGATAGGACTTGCAGCGATTTCAGTCAATGACATGAAGATCCCTGTAGTATGATCCATCAATACAAAAGAATTCATAGACACCTCGAGGCAGAAAGGCTGGATCCTGAGATGAACGTGAGCTCTGCAAAAAAGAAAATAGTCATAATGGGGGCAGGCGGCCGGGATTTTCACAACTTCAATATGCTCTATCGCAGCGATCCCACTGTCCGAGTAGTTGCTTTTACCGCAGCACAGATTCCTGGGATCGAGGAAAAGGTATATCCTCCCTCGTTGGCCGGTCCCCATTATCCTGATGGCATTCCCATAGTGCCCGAAAAATTATTGCCGCAATTAATTCGCGAGCAGCTAGTAGATCAGGTAGTCTTTGCTTACAGTGATATCTCCCACGAACTGCTGGGACACCATGCCTCCATTTCACTGGCGGCAGGTGCTGACTTTGTACTCCTCGGACCGCAGAGCACCATGTTAGAGACGCCCTTGCCGGTAATTTCCGTGTGTGCCGTCCGCACTGGCTGCGGCAAGAGTCAGCTGACCAGACATCTCTGCGATCTTCTCCGGCAAAGGCATATCACCACGGTGGTTATCCGGCACCCAATGGCTTACGGAGACCTTGGTCGTCAGCGTATTCAACGGTTCGCCTGCCGGGCAGACCTGGACAGAGAAGCCTGTACCATCGAGGAACGTGAAGAGTATGAACCTCTCATTGCTCGAAATGCCGTGGTGTTTGCTGGTGTGGATTATGGAGAGATATTGACAGAAGTCGAGCGGGAACAACCTCGAGTCATTCTCTGGGATGGGGGCAACAATGACTTCCCCTTCATTCGACCGGACCTGGAAATGGTTGTGCTCGATCCCTTCAGACCTGGACACGGAATGCTCTATCATCCAGGAGAGACCAATTTACGCAGGGCTCATGTCTTGATAGTCAACAAGGTGAACAGTGCCCCTCGCCACTCGATTGAACGGGTCCTGGAAATAGTCCGGCAAGTCAACCCCACGGCCAGGCTGCTGCAAACTGCTTCAACATATGAGGTGGACCGCCCAGAGGCTCTTCAGGGCAAAAGAGTAGTGGTGGTGGAAGATGGTCCTACCCTTACTCATGGTGAAATGCCTTACGGCATCGGCTATCTTGCAGCCCTTGAGCTCGGAGCGGCCGAGATCGTTGATCCAAAGCCTTACGCCCAGGGAACCCTGCGAAAGACTTATTCTGACTATCCTCATATAGCGAAGCTGCTGCCTGCCATGGGATATGGCGAGGAGCAGATGGCAGACCTGGAAGCAACTATAAACTTCACACCAGCAGATGTAATACTGGTAGCCACGCCAGTAGACCTTGCAAAAATCCTTACTTTGAATAAAGAATGCCTCAGGCTGACCTATGACATAGCGCCTGTGGGCGAGCCAACCATTGCCCAGATTCTCGATGAATTCCTCCAGGAGAATGGCATAAGAACGGGGCAGTATGGTTCATCTGGTTGCCTCAATTTTTAGAAGCAGCTTTTTCCCATGGGTTGACACTTGCTTACTACTGGGGTAGCTTAAAATATCGCGTGGTGCAAATACCTTCCTGTGATGACTCACCGAGGGATTGGCTGCAGCTATAAGGACTTCCGACATCAATGGCAAAGAAAAAAAAGGCAAAAGAGACAGGCGAAAGAGTGCTGGAACCGGGAGCAGATTTCGACTTTTCTCCTGAGACGGATACAGCGCCCCTCTCCTCGTACTCCACCGACTCCCTTGTCCCCTATGATCCTCTCAAGCACTATCTCATGGAAATCAAGAGGTATCCTCTTCTCAGCCGAGAGGAGGAGCAGCGACTCGCTATCCGCTACAGAGAAAAGGGGGATCTCGATGCTGCCTACAGACTCATTACTTCAAACTTGCGTCTGGTAGTAAAGATCGCTCTCAGTTTCCAGCGCCACTGGATGCGCAATCTCATGGATCTCATTCAAGAAGGCAATATCGGCCTCATGCAGGCGGTCAAGAAGTTTGATCCGTACCGAGGCTACAAGCTCTCCTACTATGCCTCTTTTTGGATAAAGGCCTATATCATTAAATTCATAATGGACAACTGGAAGCTGGTAAAAATAGGGACAACCCAGGCGCAGCGAAAACTCTTCTTTAATCTGCGCAAGGAAAAGGATCGCCTCCTTTCAATGGGGTTCGAGCCTGGACCAAAACTGCTCGCTGAACGCTTGAATGTCAAAGAGTCGGAAGTAGTTGAAATGGATCAGCGCCTGGGCAGCTGGGAGGTATCTCTGGACGCTCCCATCAAGGAGGATTCGGAAACCGACCAGCAGTCGTTCCTGCCCTCCGAAGAAGTGGCAGTTGATGAACAACTGGCGGAATTCGAGAGAAAAGAAATTCTTCGGGAAAAACTGGCCGAATTCAGGAAAAGTCTACCGGAAAAAGAGCGCTTCATTTTCGATAACCGCTTGCTTTCCGACGAACCCCTCACTTTACAGGAGATCGGTGACCGCTATGGTATAAGCCGTGAGAGGGTACGGCAGATACAGAGTCGGATAATCAAGAACATAAAAACTTATCTCCAGGAAGAAATAGACAATATAGACGATCTCTACTCAGAGGTCTTATAAGGCAGCAGCCAGCTCAGGATGAATGCTGGCATTCATAACGTCCGCACCCTGAGCGGCGAGAGCACAAAAAAAGCCCCCAGCGATGTATTCCCGCACAACACCGTTAGGGGCACCACGGTAGGAACCGCGCAGACCTTATTTCATAATACACAAATTTTCAGGGAGCGCAATACGAATTTTTCTTATTTTTGGCATTTTTTTACCTATTGCGGCATTTCCTTGATGTACTTATAAAAATCGCTGTCAGTAGTCAAAATCAACCTGGTATTTTTTGAGGAACCGCTGCGATAGAGCTCCAGAGTCTTTGAATAGGAATAGAATTCAGGGTCCTTATTGTAGACTTCACCATATATTTTGGTGGCCTCAGCATCCGCCTTGCCGCGAACTTCCTGGGCCTTCCTGTAGGCTTCCGATGAAATTCTCTTCAGCTCTTTCTGCATCTCGCCTTTGATGCGGGCGGCCTCGCCTTCTCCTTCAGACCTATATCTTGCAGCTATTCGTCTTCTTTCGGAGATCATTCTGTCGTACACTTTTTTCAAGACGCTTTCTACATAGTTGATCCTTTTTATACGAACATCAATGAGTTCAATGCCAAATTCAGGGGTGAGCTTGGCCGCAGCCGTACGCATCTGCCTCATGAGTACTTCCCGTCCTACACCGGCCTTCCCTGCCTCTCTGGCCATTTCACTGCCTGGAATGCCACTGGTCTTCTCCACAGTCTCCCACCCTTCACTGCGAATCAAGTCGATGAGATTGTTGTCAGAAACCGTATCCCTGACCACCGAATCAATAATGCCGTCCAGGCGTGATAAGGCAGTGGTCCTGTCTCTAACCCGGGTCAGAAAGAGTAGCGGGTCTGCAATTCTCCAGCGCGCCGTGGTGTCTACCCAGATAAGCTTCTTGTCTTTGGTTGGAATCTGGTTCGGACTGCCGTCCCATTTGAGGATGCGCTTTTCAAACCTGTTTATTTTCTGCACAAAAGGCATTTTCCAGTGAAGCCCGGCCTGGGTTATGGGCTTTGCCACCGGCTTGCCAAACTGGGTAATGACAGCCTGTTCGCCTTCGTTCAAGACATAAAACGAGCTGGCTGCAACAACGGCAACCACGACCACCAGGGCGAGCACTATTTGAAGTCCTTTGCCTTTCATTGTCCGGTGCCTCGTGCTTTCTTCAGATCAAGAAGCGGAATCAACCCTTTCTGCTCGGCATCTATCACGTAAATCTCTTCCACATTATTGAGAAAATCTTCCATAGCCTCCAGGTAGAGCCGTCGTTTGGTAACGTCCTCCGCCTGGCGGTACTGTTTGAGAACCGCCAGGAAACGCTCGGCTTCACCTTTTGCTCTGTTAACTCTAGCCACACCATATCCTTCGGCTTCAGAAATCATCTGCTGGGCATTTCCTTTTGCCTTGGGAATTTCTCTGTTGTAGGCAGCCTGCGCCTGATTGATTTTCGACTCTCTCTCCTGCTCTGCCTCGTTCACCTCATTGAAAGCAGGTTTCACTGATTCAGGAGGTGTGACATTTTGCAGCTTCACGTTTACCACCTGAATTCCCGTCTTATAACTGTTGAGGACTTTCTGCATCTCTGCCTTGGCCTCGGCAGCAATCTCCGGGCGGCCTACAGTGAGAACAAAATCAAAGGAACGGTTGCCCACAACCTGCCGCATGACTGATTCTGAGACGTCCCTGATGGCGCTCGGCACATCCCTGACCTCAAAGAGATAGTCGGTGGGCTGCTGAATCTTGTACTGCACTGTCCACTGGACGTCCACCACGTTCAGATCACCACTGAGCATGAGAGATTCGTGCTCGAATCCCTTCTGGACGAAGCGGGTCCGAACTCCAGCCTCAGCAGTACGGTAGCCGAACTCGGTCTGGAAATTTCGGCCGGTTTTGACCTTGCGCACCATCTCCACCCCAAAAGGCAGCTTGAAATGCAAACCAGGGCCGGTGGTGCGGACCACTTTGCCAAATCGCAAGATAACTGCACTCTCCTCCGCAGCAACAGTATAGAAGCTGGTATAGCCAACGCCAATTATCACCGCCAGTAACATGATCAAGCCCACAGATAGACCTTTCGGGCCTCTGAAGCGAAACTGCTGCCTGAACCGTTGAAATACTTCCTCGAAATCGCGGATGCCACTAGGCCCTCTCTTGGGAGGACCCTGCCAATCCATAGGGCTCATAATGTTCCTTCGTAGGCTGCCTGTTCAAGCCGGATCAAGTATGTGAATTATGTGGGCTATTGCTCGCCCCCAAAAGGTTCGGGCAAATGCCGTGGTCTGCTTCAATGATAATACTATATTCTAAGTATTGTTTCGGCCGTTGGCAATGCTTCACCATGTTTGTCGTCCTGCCGAACTGCAGACCGGAGAAATCTCTCTTACTTGCGAAAGCGTTCTTCCTCTGCCCTTTTCTGGCGGAGATGGGCCATGAGATAGGCAAGCCCCACAAAAAAAAGGGCAAAAAACCCCACCGCCACAACTCCACCTCCTGGATAAAAAAGCTTGACCACCAGGTAAGCGAAGAGGATGCCGAGACCAACTCGCATCAAGAAAATCGACCCAGATCCCATGCTGCTGCCTGTGTTCTGCCGTGCGTTCATCTCTTCAGATCGCACTGCCGTACAGTAATCATCAAGATGCTAAGCCTAGCATCTTTATTCTAGTGGCGCAACCGCCAGGGCAGTTCAAAACTTCTGGCTGATGAGACTGTAAAAATAGGCTAAAGGTAATTTTTTTGAGTTGGTGTCAATAAGACTTTTCGTGATTTTTGAAAAAAGAAATAATCATGGTGTGGTCATGACCTCTAGGATGCTTTTCAGAGCAAAATGAGAGCAAGGCGTAAATGGTCACCTAGAAAAGAGAGATCCACGATTGGCATAGGCAGGCTTGCAGCCTTCGGCTGCCGACTTGTTGCCAGGATGGCGATTGCTACTGCTGTCAGGCTCTCTCTTGTACGGCTGGCAGATTATAACAGGCACAGCTAGCGTTGGGGGCGGCAGGTACTTCCGAAAATTAAGAGTGTTGATTCAGAGATAAGAAAAGCCTCTTATAAAATATCTTCACACTGAATTTCTAGAAGAACCAGTTGATCCAACTCTTCCCAAGGAACCTGGGTACTGGCTGGCAACCTCCCATGATGGTTTGCAGGAGCTCGGTGAATTGACCTCGGCCCACAGTGATCTTGCAACTCCTTCACGGACTCAGCAAGGCGACAAATTCAGAAATGCTGGAAAAATCTTCCACCGCCTTGACAGCAGAGCAGATTCGTTTGGCCCTTCCGGGTCCAAACACTGGATCCGCAACGCTGTGTAATTTTTCCTGCAGTTCCTCCCAGGACATAGGATTGCGGGGATCGCCTCTGGGGGTGCGAATGGTTTTCTCATAAATTTGCCCTCCCTCTGAGAAAATCTCCACTCGCGACATGAGCTCCCTTTTTACCAGGGGATAGAGCTTGCTTGCCTCTTCCCACTCCACTATTTCCACCTTGGCGGCTGTCTCCAAGATGCTGTCATCTGAAATGTACTCTTCTCGCGCCCACTCGGGTCCAGGCTGAATTCCGTGAAGCAGCAGGGCGATCACATATGGGGCGCTGAAGCAGCCGTCAAACGGCGTGGACGGCAAGAAGGTATAATTTTCTACCACCTCGTAGAAGGTATGTACACGAATTTTCTGAACTCTTGCCGGAGCTATATCTTTCTCCCGCAGAAGCGCTTGCACCGCATCCAGGCTCGGGTGAATGTGGCGGCAGGCAGGATAGGGCTTGGTGTGCACCAGAAGCGTATGGAAGCTGTCCATTGACTTTCGCATAGCCTCATAGTCGCATCGATCCGATGAGGCCATGATCCAGAAGCCATCTCTGCCGTCGAAGATGGTTGTGTCGGCAACAAAGCCTTCCTTCGCCAACAGAGCAGAGAGCACCCCTCCATACGAGGTCCAGCCAAAGTTGTTCTTGAGCCACTGGATCTTGCCGTCGATGAAGCCCCATTTTCTCAGGGAAGGCACGGAGGCGTGGATTGCGGCATGACAGAGGGCGTCTCTGGTCTGTTCGCAGGAGAGCCCCAGAAGTCTGGCCGCCACAGCTGTGGCACAGAAGATCTGCCAGGTATTGATGCCGCGCACCACTTTGGTGCGTTCCGGAGACGGCTTGATTCCATTGGAAATGCGAATGCCAACTTCATAGCCCGCAACCACTGCCTCGAGAAAAGCTTTCCCCGGGCTGTCGCAAAGAGAGCCAATGCTGAGTGCCACAGGAACCACTGTAGAACCAGGGTGGCCGTCGTAGGTGTCATCAAAATCAAGCACGGTCGCCAGATACGAATTGACATAAACCGCATTGAGCAGGGGCATCCTGCAGCTGGATCCAAGAATTTGCACTTCCGGCAATCCACCCATTGCCGCAAAAAGGTTGATGATTTTGCGCCCCTGTACCGGTCGACTACCACCGATCATGCAAGCGATGGAATCAAGGACAAGTTCTTTTGCCTTCACGACCACTTCCTGCGGCAGTTCCTCGTAATTGACTGCCAGGGTCAGTTTGGCCAGCACCTCACTCGTTCTCAGTTGCTCTTTCATTTATGTAGGAATCTCCCGAATAAGAGTTGATGGCAGCTTTGCACCGCGAAAATTGATCTTGACAAGGGAAGGACAAACCCTTCTCCGGAATCACTCCCATCGAGGGCTCGATTGAAGCTTGCTCCTCCCATCATCCGGACCGCAACAATTATGGACAGACAAAACCAGCAACTCGAGAATACGGTCTAAACAACTTTTGCCTTGAAAAAGCGAGATAGAGCAGGAACCACATCTTCCAGGCCTGCCTATCTCGCCATTATGGGAGCAGATCAATATATTGCTCTACTATCTCTCCTTCCAGCCGGGAATCGGGTATACGACCTTGCCTGTGGCCACTTCTTCAGGGTAGAGCAACACAAGGCCCTGTTTGCCGCCCTTTTTCTGCACTTGCGTCACCACGAAGGGCATCTTCAACTGCTTGCCTGCCTCGTCGATGGCGTAAGGTCCAGTCATGACCGTAACTTTGTCTGAAAGCTCCAGGGCAGCTTGCTTCAGCTTTGCTGCATCCAGAGAGTTGGCAGTCGTGATGAATTTTTCCAGGAGCACGCCTGCGCCATAGGCAAGAGACGTCTGGAAGTCGGGTGGATTTTCTGCATTTGGAA comes from Deltaproteobacteria bacterium and encodes:
- a CDS encoding GTPase, giving the protein MNVSSAKKKIVIMGAGGRDFHNFNMLYRSDPTVRVVAFTAAQIPGIEEKVYPPSLAGPHYPDGIPIVPEKLLPQLIREQLVDQVVFAYSDISHELLGHHASISLAAGADFVLLGPQSTMLETPLPVISVCAVRTGCGKSQLTRHLCDLLRQRHITTVVIRHPMAYGDLGRQRIQRFACRADLDREACTIEEREEYEPLIARNAVVFAGVDYGEILTEVEREQPRVILWDGGNNDFPFIRPDLEMVVLDPFRPGHGMLYHPGETNLRRAHVLIVNKVNSAPRHSIERVLEIVRQVNPTARLLQTASTYEVDRPEALQGKRVVVVEDGPTLTHGEMPYGIGYLAALELGAAEIVDPKPYAQGTLRKTYSDYPHIAKLLPAMGYGEEQMADLEATINFTPADVILVATPVDLAKILTLNKECLRLTYDIAPVGEPTIAQILDEFLQENGIRTGQYGSSGCLNF
- a CDS encoding branched-chain amino acid ABC transporter permease; protein product: MDLHTIVQLLLSGLLLGGIYGLVAVGLALCFGVLGLLNLAHGAFLILAAFLYQTLAMWPAATDLLFMCALLVPLLVAGIGWGLFRLFLCGPLQRATDDLLTPALLITLGMSLLVENSITSIWQVNAVGLSSHLPTLYWLGLYLPGNRLLVLFAMILISILVQLWLQHTDIGRSVRALAQNATGATLMGISFSRVTGIVFALATLLAAVAGLFYVSIFTITADRGLSLTLKSLFLIVVSGSGSLIRPLVGGLLLGVLETMLASPFGSNWASTLSIVILLGLLCWRPRGIFLRHGFSGVAHTD
- a CDS encoding MmgE/PrpD family protein, which codes for MKEQLRTSEVLAKLTLAVNYEELPQEVVVKAKELVLDSIACMIGGSRPVQGRKIINLFAAMGGLPEVQILGSSCRMPLLNAVYVNSYLATVLDFDDTYDGHPGSTVVPVALSIGSLCDSPGKAFLEAVVAGYEVGIRISNGIKPSPERTKVVRGINTWQIFCATAVAARLLGLSCEQTRDALCHAAIHASVPSLRKWGFIDGKIQWLKNNFGWTSYGGVLSALLAKEGFVADTTIFDGRDGFWIMASSDRCDYEAMRKSMDSFHTLLVHTKPYPACRHIHPSLDAVQALLREKDIAPARVQKIRVHTFYEVVENYTFLPSTPFDGCFSAPYVIALLLHGIQPGPEWAREEYISDDSILETAAKVEIVEWEEASKLYPLVKRELMSRVEIFSEGGQIYEKTIRTPRGDPRNPMSWEELQEKLHSVADPVFGPGRAKRICSAVKAVEDFSSISEFVALLSP
- the hflK gene encoding FtsH protease activity modulator HflK, with the protein product MDWQGPPKRGPSGIRDFEEVFQRFRQQFRFRGPKGLSVGLIMLLAVIIGVGYTSFYTVAAEESAVILRFGKVVRTTGPGLHFKLPFGVEMVRKVKTGRNFQTEFGYRTAEAGVRTRFVQKGFEHESLMLSGDLNVVDVQWTVQYKIQQPTDYLFEVRDVPSAIRDVSESVMRQVVGNRSFDFVLTVGRPEIAAEAKAEMQKVLNSYKTGIQVVNVKLQNVTPPESVKPAFNEVNEAEQERESKINQAQAAYNREIPKAKGNAQQMISEAEGYGVARVNRAKGEAERFLAVLKQYRQAEDVTKRRLYLEAMEDFLNNVEEIYVIDAEQKGLIPLLDLKKARGTGQ
- a CDS encoding branched-chain amino acid ABC transporter permease, whose translation is MLLTQIDQEKTLPVLLAGLVFLLFGISSLQGGYLRLFAAGLFLHLSMALSYDMVGGLLGYLHLGHGLFFGGGAYVAALALQHNLGIVAALVMGAVLMALAAVLLSLPLFRLGGAVFALATLGLLFLGYHLAANVVSLTGGTAGLSLPPSADTQKTFLAITALAALVVVGHWLVSTSSLGLKLSAVRESEEMAESIGINSGNIKKKALVLSAIPAAMAGCLHARLISFIVPSEVFSLEHSLAPVIMCLLIKPGTTWGPFLGAVVLTCVQELFWTTMPNFQSALYGLLLIGLGVAQTRRR
- a CDS encoding RNA polymerase factor sigma-32; protein product: MAKKKKAKETGERVLEPGADFDFSPETDTAPLSSYSTDSLVPYDPLKHYLMEIKRYPLLSREEEQRLAIRYREKGDLDAAYRLITSNLRLVVKIALSFQRHWMRNLMDLIQEGNIGLMQAVKKFDPYRGYKLSYYASFWIKAYIIKFIMDNWKLVKIGTTQAQRKLFFNLRKEKDRLLSMGFEPGPKLLAERLNVKESEVVEMDQRLGSWEVSLDAPIKEDSETDQQSFLPSEEVAVDEQLAEFERKEILREKLAEFRKSLPEKERFIFDNRLLSDEPLTLQEIGDRYGISRERVRQIQSRIIKNIKTYLQEEIDNIDDLYSEVL
- the hflC gene encoding protease modulator HflC gives rise to the protein MKGKGLQIVLALVVVVAVVAASSFYVLNEGEQAVITQFGKPVAKPITQAGLHWKMPFVQKINRFEKRILKWDGSPNQIPTKDKKLIWVDTTARWRIADPLLFLTRVRDRTTALSRLDGIIDSVVRDTVSDNNLIDLIRSEGWETVEKTSGIPGSEMAREAGKAGVGREVLMRQMRTAAAKLTPEFGIELIDVRIKRINYVESVLKKVYDRMISERRRIAARYRSEGEGEAARIKGEMQKELKRISSEAYRKAQEVRGKADAEATKIYGEVYNKDPEFYSYSKTLELYRSGSSKNTRLILTTDSDFYKYIKEMPQ